In Methylotenera sp. L2L1, the following proteins share a genomic window:
- the cptA gene encoding phosphoethanolamine transferase CptA has product MTKQNWRAFFILYIFFLYFSGITHLLLQVTDATIFVGLRQAIYMSFLWMIPVLLFPNKTKEITGAVGLMLWASSLVSLGYFCIYQQEFSQSVIFIIFESNLAESSEFIAQYFKWWMLPILIGHTIISYLLWRQVKPVTFPLKNAVFISLFILTFLFGAPLFKSLIVKKAPWNQVVYIIEKHMQPAQPWQLIIGYVHYREQLATMEAMLEKNKSLPPVKNLKDKHGELNSTMVLVIGESTNRQHMSLYGYNRPTTPQLDAMKNELSVFQHAVSSRPSTIESLEQILTFADQNNPDLFLTKPTLMNIMKQAGYKTYWITNQQTITKRNTMLTNFSKQMDVQYYMNNSSAQNSREYDENVLEPLQKSLDDNAPKKFIVVHLLGTHMKYKYRYPDKFAKFDSAEGTKKGLSQDKIDIINTYDNAILYNDYVVSSIKKMIEAKQERSFMAYLSDHGEDVYDTPPHDFLGRNEGNPSLAMYATPLIMWASPAWKEKSAINLNGHLDAPYSLSNFIHTWFDVAGLSFDDLDINKSLVNSSFKQSPVLIGDPRGSAGLKTLAQ; this is encoded by the coding sequence ATGACAAAACAAAATTGGCGCGCATTTTTTATTCTATATATTTTCTTTTTATATTTTTCTGGCATCACTCATCTCCTACTGCAAGTCACAGATGCAACGATTTTTGTTGGGTTAAGACAAGCAATCTACATGAGTTTTTTATGGATGATTCCAGTTTTACTCTTTCCAAATAAAACGAAAGAAATAACAGGCGCCGTTGGCTTGATGCTATGGGCTTCATCACTGGTCAGCCTAGGCTACTTTTGCATTTATCAACAAGAGTTCTCTCAAAGTGTCATCTTCATCATCTTTGAATCTAATCTAGCGGAGTCTTCTGAGTTTATCGCGCAATATTTCAAATGGTGGATGCTACCAATATTGATTGGACACACCATCATTAGCTACTTGCTATGGCGACAAGTTAAACCTGTCACTTTTCCATTAAAGAACGCTGTGTTCATTAGCCTATTTATCCTTACGTTCTTATTTGGCGCTCCGCTATTTAAGAGTTTAATAGTCAAAAAAGCACCATGGAATCAAGTCGTATATATCATTGAAAAACACATGCAACCAGCACAACCATGGCAATTAATTATCGGATATGTACATTACCGTGAACAATTGGCAACGATGGAAGCAATGCTTGAAAAGAACAAAAGCCTACCTCCTGTTAAAAACCTTAAAGATAAACATGGAGAGTTGAATAGTACGATGGTATTGGTCATCGGAGAATCCACTAACCGCCAACACATGAGCTTGTATGGATATAACCGCCCAACAACCCCTCAACTAGATGCAATGAAAAATGAACTATCCGTCTTTCAACACGCAGTCTCATCACGCCCATCAACCATTGAATCTTTAGAACAGATACTTACGTTTGCAGACCAAAACAACCCAGACCTATTTCTTACCAAGCCAACATTAATGAACATCATGAAGCAGGCTGGTTATAAAACTTATTGGATAACCAACCAACAAACCATTACCAAACGAAATACCATGTTGACTAACTTTTCTAAACAGATGGATGTGCAGTACTACATGAATAACTCCAGTGCACAAAACTCTAGAGAGTATGATGAGAACGTACTAGAGCCTTTGCAAAAGTCTCTTGATGACAATGCCCCTAAAAAATTCATCGTTGTCCATTTGCTCGGGACGCATATGAAATACAAATATCGTTATCCAGATAAGTTTGCTAAATTTGACTCTGCAGAAGGCACAAAAAAAGGACTTAGTCAGGATAAAATTGACATCATTAATACTTATGACAATGCAATTTTATACAACGATTACGTCGTGTCATCCATAAAAAAAATGATAGAAGCCAAGCAAGAACGAAGCTTTATGGCTTATCTGTCAGACCATGGTGAGGATGTATATGACACACCACCTCATGACTTTCTTGGCAGGAACGAAGGGAATCCATCGTTAGCTATGTATGCCACGCCGTTGATTATGTGGGCATCCCCTGCATGGAAAGAAAAATCAGCAATCAATCTAAATGGGCACTTAGACGCGCCTTATAGCCTTTCCAACTTCATACACACTTGGTTTGATGTGGCAGGATTAAGCTTTGATGACCTTGATATCAATAAAAGCCTAGTGAACTCCTCATTTAAGCAATCCCCAGTGCTAATTGGTGACCCTAGAGGCAGTGCTGGCTTAAAAACACTAGCTCAATAA
- a CDS encoding ClpP-like prohead protease/major capsid protein fusion protein, giving the protein MKNWYSIKATGKTANLSIYDEIGGFGVTAQSFINELNSLTGVSNIHLHISSEGGSVQEGVAIYNALKRHQAKVDVFIDGWALSMASFIAMAGDKVYMSENALMMIHNAWGGGSGDARELRKTADILEKATDSLVDGYVLKTGKSREEISSMLDEETWMTAEEALEQGFIDHISEPVKISAQFNINKFNPPEKVKGLIMQKDSVNNSTSLDAHASSILIKDAERRQSIRAVFSKFKDYDGVDQLMDALENDINCSVQLANDKLLAHLGSQSFPISGGYYNPSEGLHVSDKLREFKAAATDALLIRSGLRLNDPSPMVRDVQRMDVVMMAERILSMQGRSVNGMSRVEIIKAAHSSSDFPLLLANTAGKALRIGYESEPSTHVLWTAEKEVPDFKTQSMVALSEAPNLLEVPESSEYKNGSFGESAEEFAIKTYGRIFGITRQALINDDLGALTSMPAAFGAAARRLEADLVYGKLLSSSAMSDGKSLFHADHGNLAAAGTALSIASLAFARAAMRRQKGVNGLQHIDPVPRFLIVPVSLETTAEQLVSSLVDPSKSNDATNVQWVRNLTVVADPRLDENSEFSWYLSANPSQIEGIVRAYLTGQDRPYYEVDEEFNRDVTSIKSRLDIAVGTIDFRALYKNPGAAL; this is encoded by the coding sequence ATGAAAAACTGGTACTCAATCAAAGCAACTGGAAAAACAGCGAACCTGTCAATTTATGATGAAATTGGCGGTTTTGGTGTGACCGCGCAAAGTTTCATTAATGAGCTTAACTCTCTCACTGGCGTAAGTAATATTCATCTACACATATCTTCAGAAGGTGGATCAGTGCAAGAGGGTGTAGCGATATATAACGCCCTAAAACGCCACCAGGCTAAAGTTGATGTGTTTATTGATGGATGGGCGTTGTCAATGGCTTCATTTATTGCTATGGCTGGTGACAAAGTTTATATGTCAGAAAATGCCTTAATGATGATCCACAATGCTTGGGGCGGTGGGAGTGGTGATGCAAGAGAACTTAGAAAAACTGCAGATATTTTAGAAAAAGCTACAGACTCTTTGGTTGATGGGTATGTACTAAAAACAGGTAAGTCTCGTGAAGAAATATCATCTATGTTAGATGAGGAAACATGGATGACAGCTGAAGAGGCTTTAGAACAAGGCTTTATAGATCATATAAGTGAGCCTGTGAAAATTTCAGCTCAATTCAATATTAATAAATTTAATCCTCCGGAAAAAGTGAAAGGTTTAATCATGCAGAAAGATAGTGTAAATAATTCAACTTCTTTAGATGCTCATGCATCTTCAATTCTTATTAAAGATGCAGAGAGGCGTCAAAGTATTCGTGCCGTGTTTAGTAAGTTCAAAGACTACGATGGCGTTGATCAGCTAATGGATGCTCTAGAAAACGATATTAACTGTAGTGTGCAATTAGCTAATGATAAGCTATTAGCACATTTAGGCAGCCAATCATTTCCTATTAGTGGCGGATACTATAATCCAAGTGAAGGTCTACATGTTTCTGACAAGCTAAGAGAGTTTAAGGCAGCAGCAACTGATGCACTATTGATTAGATCAGGTTTGCGTTTAAATGATCCAAGCCCAATGGTGCGTGATGTTCAGCGGATGGATGTTGTCATGATGGCTGAGCGTATTTTGAGCATGCAAGGTCGCAGTGTAAATGGAATGAGTCGTGTTGAAATAATTAAGGCAGCTCATTCTTCAAGTGATTTCCCATTGTTATTAGCAAATACAGCTGGTAAGGCATTACGTATTGGTTATGAAAGTGAGCCGAGCACACATGTTTTATGGACTGCCGAGAAAGAAGTTCCTGATTTTAAAACGCAAAGTATGGTTGCACTGTCTGAAGCCCCTAATTTGCTAGAGGTTCCAGAGTCTTCAGAATACAAAAATGGATCTTTTGGGGAGAGTGCGGAAGAGTTTGCAATTAAAACCTATGGTCGTATCTTTGGCATTACTCGCCAGGCATTGATAAATGATGACCTTGGTGCACTAACTTCAATGCCAGCTGCATTTGGAGCTGCAGCACGAAGGTTGGAGGCTGATTTAGTATATGGAAAGCTGTTGTCTAGCTCGGCTATGTCAGATGGTAAATCACTATTTCATGCTGATCATGGCAATCTTGCTGCAGCAGGAACAGCATTAAGTATAGCGTCACTTGCTTTTGCTAGGGCGGCTATGCGTCGCCAAAAGGGAGTAAATGGATTACAACATATTGATCCAGTACCTCGTTTCTTGATTGTGCCTGTGTCACTTGAGACTACAGCAGAGCAGCTTGTTTCTAGTTTAGTGGATCCGTCAAAATCTAATGATGCAACGAATGTTCAGTGGGTGAGGAATCTTACTGTAGTTGCAGATCCTAGATTGGACGAAAACTCAGAGTTTTCTTGGTATTTGTCAGCTAACCCAAGTCAAATTGAAGGCATAGTGAGAGCTTATCTTACTGGTCAGGATAGACCATATTATGAAGTTGATGAAGAGTTTAACCGAGATGTTACTTCAATTAAATCTAGATTAGATATTGCAGTTGGAACTATAGATTTTCGTGCGCTTTATAAAAATCCTGGTGCTGCATTGTAA
- a CDS encoding helix-turn-helix transcriptional regulator — translation MADSEQSTPSILRRKQLETKIGLSRSTIYDRIDPDSPRYDSTFPKPIKLGSGKNPPIGFVESEVNAWITSQIIKIRSSGAQ, via the coding sequence ATGGCAGATTCAGAACAATCCACACCTTCAATTCTCAGACGCAAGCAGCTTGAGACAAAAATCGGTCTAAGCAGATCAACCATCTATGACAGAATCGATCCAGATAGTCCTCGATACGATTCAACTTTTCCTAAACCCATTAAGCTAGGCAGTGGTAAAAATCCGCCAATTGGATTCGTTGAGTCTGAAGTTAATGCCTGGATCACCTCTCAGATTATTAAAATCCGCTCATCTGGAGCGCAGTAA
- the radC gene encoding RadC family protein, whose product MAKQHSTTTESKQDKTITEAISLLYAQLKQPKTESLNNPSKVKQYLTLALSKEEREVFMVLFLDARNRLIESDIMFNGTLTQTAVYPREVVKQALVHNAASVIFAHNHPSGDALPSNADKALTEQLQNALGLLDVRVLDHFIVAGNEIYSFAEHGVLDSSHASVKDDNKDYEKRHYAKPFSEISGFNDFGTGIGNYIKAISKNDKDMISSRGENVAETAFSLLATLGKLIVYADMKELQGETGNIGWLVTTLAELGSNAHCHSTEATFIQSKIKELHQS is encoded by the coding sequence ATGGCTAAGCAACATTCTACTACTACGGAATCAAAACAGGATAAAACAATAACTGAGGCAATAAGTTTGCTATATGCACAACTTAAGCAACCAAAAACTGAGAGTTTGAATAATCCTTCTAAAGTAAAACAATACCTGACTCTTGCACTCTCAAAAGAAGAGCGTGAAGTGTTTATGGTGCTATTCCTTGATGCAAGAAATAGGCTGATTGAATCAGATATTATGTTTAATGGCACTCTTACACAAACAGCGGTTTACCCGAGAGAAGTTGTGAAGCAGGCATTGGTACACAATGCAGCGTCTGTGATATTTGCTCATAACCACCCAAGTGGTGATGCTTTACCTAGCAATGCAGATAAAGCTTTAACAGAGCAGCTGCAAAATGCCCTAGGATTGTTGGATGTTAGGGTTTTAGATCACTTTATTGTTGCTGGCAATGAAATATATTCATTTGCTGAGCATGGCGTGCTTGATAGTAGTCATGCATCAGTTAAGGATGATAATAAAGATTATGAAAAAAGACACTATGCAAAACCATTCAGCGAGATATCGGGTTTTAATGATTTTGGAACTGGAATTGGTAATTATATAAAAGCCATATCTAAAAATGATAAAGATATGATTTCATCTCGCGGGGAAAATGTTGCGGAAACCGCATTTTCGCTTTTGGCCACACTAGGTAAGTTAATTGTTTATGCTGATATGAAAGAGTTACAAGGAGAGACCGGTAACATAGGATGGTTAGTTACAACTTTAGCTGAACTAGGCTCAAATGCTCACTGTCATTCAACTGAAGCTACATTTATACAAAGTAAGATTAAAGAGCTGCATCAAAGTTAA
- a CDS encoding HigA family addiction module antitoxin → MNKMFNPPHPGETLKEDVLPALGLTVTEAAEQLGVARVTLSRMINGHAAISADMAIRLGQWLGGSAEVWLRLQLQYDLWHAEKNSNIKVKPAQQLAA, encoded by the coding sequence ATGAACAAAATGTTTAACCCGCCTCATCCAGGTGAGACTCTCAAAGAAGATGTATTGCCAGCCTTGGGACTAACTGTTACGGAAGCAGCGGAACAGTTGGGTGTTGCTCGCGTAACCTTGTCACGTATGATTAACGGTCATGCTGCTATCAGTGCTGATATGGCTATTCGTTTGGGGCAATGGCTTGGAGGTAGTGCTGAGGTATGGCTTCGTTTACAGCTTCAATATGATTTATGGCATGCAGAGAAAAATAGCAACATTAAAGTTAAACCTGCTCAGCAGTTAGCAGCGTAG
- a CDS encoding type II toxin-antitoxin system RelE/ParE family toxin: protein MIKSFAHKGLEKFFLTGSKAGIRTDHASKLARQLAMLNMATDPKDMDIPGWKLHRLTTGHWSIWVNGNWRLTFSFEGEDAEIVDYQDYH from the coding sequence ATGATAAAAAGTTTTGCTCATAAAGGGCTTGAAAAGTTTTTCTTAACTGGTAGTAAAGCTGGCATAAGAACAGACCATGCAAGTAAGTTAGCACGCCAACTGGCAATGCTTAACATGGCAACCGATCCGAAAGACATGGATATACCAGGCTGGAAGTTACACCGACTAACTACAGGACATTGGTCTATATGGGTAAATGGTAACTGGCGCCTCACGTTTAGCTTTGAAGGTGAAGATGCAGAGATTGTTGATTATCAGGACTATCACTAG
- a CDS encoding tyrosine-type recombinase/integrase — MALSDIAVRNAKHEDKPRKLADEKGLFLLIHPNGSKYWRMKYRIVGKEKLLALGVYPEVTLATARQLRDDARKMIANGVDPSLVKQQVKRSKSEAAANSFEVVSREWVISHMANKSESHRERTLRRFETYLFPWVGNRPISDLTAPDILQCVKRPQNQNKLETAHRVLQASGQVFRYAVQTGRAFRDVTADLKGALPSPNVKHMASFTEPKQVAELLRAIDGFQGTLTVECALRLAPLVFVRPSELRRAKWADIDLERGEWSYRVSKTNTDHLVPLSKQAIEILKTIHPLSGRGEFVFIGGHDPKKPMSEAAINASLKRMGYDTKTEITGHGFRAMARTILHERLGVDPHVIEHQLAHKVPDALGAAYNRTKFIDQRTLMMQQWADYLDELKAGAKVIQINSAM; from the coding sequence ATGGCGCTTTCAGATATTGCTGTGCGTAATGCTAAGCATGAAGACAAACCTAGAAAACTAGCGGACGAAAAGGGGTTGTTTCTGCTAATTCACCCAAACGGCTCTAAATACTGGCGGATGAAATACCGTATTGTGGGTAAGGAAAAGCTACTTGCTTTGGGGGTATATCCTGAAGTAACGCTTGCAACTGCTAGGCAGCTTAGAGATGATGCCCGAAAGATGATTGCTAATGGAGTAGATCCAAGTCTAGTAAAGCAGCAAGTAAAACGCTCTAAAAGCGAAGCAGCAGCCAATAGCTTTGAGGTTGTTTCTCGGGAGTGGGTTATTTCCCATATGGCGAATAAGTCCGAGTCTCATAGAGAAAGAACGCTTAGACGCTTTGAAACTTATCTATTCCCTTGGGTTGGTAACAGACCCATATCTGACTTAACTGCTCCCGATATACTTCAATGTGTTAAACGACCTCAAAATCAAAATAAATTAGAGACAGCTCACAGAGTCTTGCAGGCATCTGGCCAGGTGTTTCGTTATGCAGTGCAAACAGGTCGAGCTTTTAGAGATGTAACAGCTGACTTAAAAGGTGCGCTACCAAGCCCAAATGTAAAACATATGGCATCTTTCACCGAACCTAAGCAGGTGGCAGAGCTTCTCAGAGCTATAGATGGATTCCAGGGAACACTCACAGTCGAGTGTGCGTTGAGGCTTGCTCCGCTTGTTTTTGTAAGGCCTAGTGAACTCCGCAGGGCTAAATGGGCAGACATTGATTTAGAGCGTGGTGAGTGGAGTTATCGGGTTAGCAAAACAAATACGGATCATCTTGTGCCATTGTCCAAGCAAGCAATTGAGATTCTTAAAACCATTCATCCATTATCTGGACGTGGTGAGTTTGTATTTATAGGGGGGCATGACCCTAAGAAGCCTATGAGCGAGGCTGCTATCAATGCATCCCTTAAGCGTATGGGGTATGACACAAAAACAGAGATTACGGGGCACGGTTTTAGAGCCATGGCACGCACTATTTTACATGAGCGCCTTGGGGTAGATCCTCATGTAATTGAACATCAATTGGCCCACAAAGTACCAGATGCTCTAGGTGCAGCTTATAACCGTACTAAGTTTATTGATCAACGTACTTTGATGATGCAGCAATGGGCAGATTATTTAGATGAGTTAAAGGCAGGGGCGAAAGTTATTCAAATTAACAGTGCTATGTGA
- the smpB gene encoding SsrA-binding protein SmpB: protein MSIAQNKKAFFDYFIEDKYEAGIVLEGWEVKAIRDNRVNIKEAYVIIQRGEIYLIGCHVTPLGAASTHIRPDAIRTRKLLLHNEEISKLIGKVERAGYTLVPLDMHFSKGRVKVQIGLAKGKKQHDKRDTEKARDWEREKGRIMRAHNK from the coding sequence ATGAGCATTGCACAAAATAAAAAAGCTTTTTTTGATTACTTCATTGAAGACAAATATGAGGCTGGTATTGTTCTCGAGGGGTGGGAAGTCAAAGCCATACGAGATAATCGCGTCAATATTAAAGAAGCGTATGTCATTATTCAGCGTGGCGAGATCTATTTGATTGGTTGCCATGTGACGCCATTGGGCGCAGCCTCTACGCACATACGGCCTGATGCTATTAGAACACGTAAGTTACTGTTGCATAATGAGGAAATATCTAAATTAATCGGTAAGGTAGAGCGTGCAGGCTATACGCTGGTGCCGTTAGATATGCATTTTTCTAAAGGGCGTGTTAAGGTTCAGATTGGTCTTGCCAAAGGTAAGAAGCAGCACGATAAACGTGACACAGAAAAAGCCCGTGATTGGGAGCGTGAAAAAGGCAGAATTATGCGGGCGCATAATAAATAG
- a CDS encoding type II toxin-antitoxin system RatA family toxin has protein sequence MAHVKKTVLVHHSASCMFLLVDDVEQYPKFLPWCGGVDLIQQDNVTTIATLHIDYHGLRQNFTTENQKSFPASMEIQLKNGPFKHLNGSWHFVALSDEACKIEFSLNYEFENHFLEKIIAPVFNHIANTFVDGFVKRADTIYAK, from the coding sequence ATGGCTCATGTAAAAAAAACCGTTCTAGTCCACCACTCGGCTAGCTGTATGTTTCTTTTAGTAGATGACGTTGAACAATACCCTAAGTTTTTACCGTGGTGTGGTGGCGTTGATTTAATTCAACAGGATAATGTGACGACTATCGCAACATTGCATATCGACTACCACGGCTTGCGTCAGAACTTTACAACAGAAAATCAGAAGTCTTTCCCTGCATCGATGGAAATACAATTAAAAAATGGGCCGTTTAAGCATCTAAATGGCTCTTGGCATTTCGTGGCATTATCTGATGAGGCCTGTAAAATCGAGTTTTCACTTAACTATGAATTTGAAAATCACTTTTTAGAGAAAATTATTGCGCCTGTGTTTAACCATATTGCAAATACCTTTGTAGATGGATTTGTTAAACGTGCAGATACCATCTACGCAAAATAA
- a CDS encoding RnfH family protein: MSLPNEMIVEVAYALPDEQLIIPIKVQDGITAEEAIIASGIMAKFPDIDLSINKVGVFGKLTKLDTKLRHLDRVEIYRALIADPKEVRKQRAADGRVMKKGGGDLAV; the protein is encoded by the coding sequence ATGAGCCTACCTAATGAAATGATTGTAGAAGTAGCCTACGCATTACCAGATGAGCAATTAATCATTCCCATCAAAGTGCAAGACGGCATCACTGCAGAAGAAGCAATCATCGCATCAGGCATTATGGCTAAATTTCCTGATATTGACTTAAGTATTAATAAAGTAGGTGTTTTTGGAAAGCTAACCAAACTAGACACTAAGCTACGCCATCTAGATCGCGTAGAAATCTATCGTGCACTGATAGCAGACCCCAAAGAAGTGAGAAAGCAAAGGGCCGCTGATGGAAGGGTAATGAAAAAAGGCGGTGGTGACTTAGCGGTCTAA
- a CDS encoding DUF4124 domain-containing protein, with protein MLIRLLVLCLAIVPLMANAEIYKWKDKDGVTRYSDIPPPSNIKQESIRGKKVTKPTGQAPLAPVEGDIATSLNRNKAPEKAKESSASQEDAAKKRAQDAEAQKATDQQKQAELKVKQENCAAARKNLVTYTTGGRISRINEQGEREYLGDDDLSQGKADSQKDVDAYCD; from the coding sequence ATGTTAATTCGCTTGTTGGTGCTGTGTTTGGCGATAGTGCCTTTGATGGCAAACGCTGAAATTTACAAATGGAAAGATAAAGATGGCGTTACTCGTTATAGTGATATTCCGCCACCGTCTAACATCAAACAAGAGTCTATTCGCGGTAAAAAGGTGACAAAACCAACAGGCCAAGCACCCTTGGCACCTGTCGAGGGCGATATAGCAACATCTCTCAATAGAAACAAAGCGCCAGAAAAAGCCAAAGAGAGTAGCGCTAGCCAAGAGGATGCTGCAAAAAAACGCGCTCAGGATGCCGAGGCGCAAAAAGCAACAGATCAGCAGAAACAGGCCGAGTTGAAAGTTAAGCAAGAAAATTGTGCCGCGGCTAGAAAAAATCTTGTTACCTATACAACGGGTGGCAGAATTTCAAGAATCAACGAGCAGGGTGAGCGCGAGTATCTTGGTGATGACGACTTGTCGCAAGGTAAAGCTGACTCACAAAAGGATGTCGATGCCTATTGTGACTAA
- the guaB gene encoding IMP dehydrogenase, whose protein sequence is MRLLQQALTFDDVLLVPAYSNVLPREVSLTTQLSRNIRLNIPLLSAAMDTVTEAPLAIALAQEGGLGFIHKNMTAMKQAAHVARVKRFESGVVNDPITIQSHMTVRDVLELTHTHKISGIPVVDNGKIVGIVTNRDLRFETNLDQPIKNIMTPRDRLVTVKEGATKEDVIRLLHQYRLERVLVVDDSDTLKGLITVKDIQKSTDHPLACKDAHGRLRVGAAVGVGDGTEERVAALAEAGVDVIVVDTAHGHSQGVLDRVKWVKKHFPQIDVIGGNIATASAALALVDAGADGVKVGIGPGSICTTRIVAGVGVPQISAIANVEEALRGTGVPFIADGGIRYSGDISKAIAAGAYSVMLGGMFAGTEEAPGDIELFQGRSYKSYRGMGSIGAMQKGSSDRYFQDNNGNADKLVPEGIEGRVPYKGSVLAVIHQLMGGLRASMGYAGCATIEEMRSRAEFVQITSAGMRESHVHDVQITKEAPNYRVD, encoded by the coding sequence ATGCGTTTATTGCAACAAGCTCTCACTTTTGATGATGTTTTACTAGTGCCGGCCTACTCTAATGTGCTGCCACGCGAAGTTTCACTCACCACACAATTATCTCGAAACATTCGACTAAACATCCCTCTTCTTTCTGCTGCGATGGATACTGTCACTGAAGCGCCGCTTGCGATTGCATTGGCGCAAGAAGGTGGCTTAGGCTTCATTCACAAGAATATGACTGCCATGAAACAGGCAGCGCACGTAGCACGTGTTAAACGTTTTGAATCCGGTGTTGTGAACGACCCGATTACCATTCAAAGCCACATGACTGTTCGTGACGTATTAGAACTTACCCACACCCACAAGATATCAGGCATCCCTGTCGTTGATAATGGCAAGATCGTTGGGATTGTGACTAATCGCGACCTTCGCTTTGAAACCAACTTAGATCAGCCAATTAAAAACATCATGACCCCTAGAGATAGATTGGTCACGGTTAAAGAAGGCGCGACTAAAGAGGATGTGATCCGCTTATTGCATCAATACCGCCTAGAGCGCGTGTTGGTAGTAGATGATTCAGATACATTAAAAGGCCTCATCACTGTTAAAGATATACAAAAATCGACAGACCATCCATTAGCTTGCAAAGACGCGCACGGTAGATTGCGTGTTGGTGCAGCTGTTGGTGTTGGTGATGGCACTGAAGAACGTGTAGCGGCACTTGCTGAGGCTGGTGTTGATGTGATCGTTGTTGATACAGCACATGGTCATTCACAAGGCGTGTTAGATCGCGTTAAATGGGTTAAAAAACACTTCCCACAAATCGACGTGATTGGTGGCAATATTGCAACTGCCAGCGCTGCACTCGCTTTAGTTGATGCAGGTGCGGACGGCGTTAAAGTAGGTATTGGCCCAGGCTCAATTTGTACTACACGTATTGTTGCTGGTGTGGGTGTTCCACAAATCAGTGCAATTGCTAACGTTGAAGAAGCCTTACGCGGCACTGGTGTACCATTCATCGCTGATGGTGGTATCAGATATTCTGGCGACATCTCAAAAGCGATTGCTGCTGGCGCTTACAGCGTAATGCTTGGCGGTATGTTTGCTGGTACTGAAGAAGCACCTGGCGACATCGAGCTATTCCAAGGCCGTTCATACAAGTCTTACCGTGGCATGGGTTCTATCGGCGCGATGCAAAAAGGCTCTAGCGATCGTTACTTCCAAGATAACAATGGCAACGCGGACAAATTAGTACCAGAAGGTATTGAGGGTCGTGTGCCATATAAAGGCAGTGTGCTCGCTGTGATTCATCAACTCATGGGTGGCTTACGTGCTTCAATGGGTTACGCTGGTTGCGCAACAATCGAAGAAATGCGTTCACGTGCTGAATTTGTACAAATTACCAGTGCGGGCATGCGTGAATCGCACGTGCATGATGTACAAATTACAAAAGAAGCGCCTAACTACCGCGTTGACTAA